TCGATGAAAGCACTCGAAGACAAATACCTGAAAGTTTTTCACGGTCAGAAAACGTTCGAGTATGATTTTGCACTCGAAGACCAAAATCGACAGGCAATGCTGGATGCGCTTGAAGACATCCATCCGGTCATAGCCAAGAATCTACGGGACGTCGTTGCGGCAGAACCGGACGACGCCGCGAAAGCAAAAGCGTTATTCCGTGGCATGTTTGAGCGGGAACAGAACAACGTGCAGAAGGGCAGGTTCGCTCAGACGCTTGCGGCAAAGATCGAGGATGAGGGACTGCCAATCGTTGTGCCGCCGTACATACGCTTTGCTGTGGAGCATGCATGTCAGCCGTAGAGGAACTCTCGAAGGCCCAAGAGGAGGTTGTGGACCTGCCAGCGGAGCCGTTCGTCGTCTCGGCATGTGCAGGCAGCGGTAAGACGAAAACGGCTGTGCATCGCGTTGCAGCGATGCAGAATCGATTGACCGACCGGATAGGGCGCATCCTCCTGTTATCGTTTTCCAACGTGGCAGTGGAAACGTTCCAGCGCGAATATGGAATGTTGGTCACTAACGACAAACGACGGATAGGGCCCATCGTCGAAATCGACACGGTCGATGGCTTTCTCACCAAAAACCTCCTGAGACCGCACGGCCATCGCGTGATGGGCTGCGATAGGTGTCCATTCCTCGTCGATGGGCGCGAGCCGTTCTTGAAACATTTCACTGTGTGGGACGGTTCTAAACCTGCACGGACTGCCGACCTGCGGATCACCATGGACGGAGGCAAGTTTTCCTTCAGAGTAGGAAAGTGGGCCGGGACGGCGATTTCCCGAACGCCTGCAGTAGAGGCTTTGGAAAAGCTCGGAGCAGTTGGAGCTTATACGCATGAAAGTGCCCGGTACTGGGCGTACCGTCTGCTCAACGAAGTCCCCTTCGTTCTGCGAGCCATAGCGCGTCGATATTCCCATATCCTGGTCGACGAAGCGCAGGATATCGGAACGATCCATCAGGCGCTCCTTGAGAAGATTTCGGATGCCGGGGCTGAACTCTCGCTGATTGGCGACGTCAATCAGGGCATTTTCGAGTTCACCGGAGCGACTGGAGATTTCCTTGGAAATTATCATAGCCGAGCTGGGGTGACCGCGAAGGAATTGAACCGAAATTTCCGATCGGTGCCGTCGATAGTAAAAATCGCAAACCAGCTGTCCGGCCGAAAAGATGAGCCGGATCGAGCCGCTCCTGATGAGCTCAGTGGGGCGTTTTACATTGCAGTCGATCACGACAAGCGCGATGAGGCGCTGCTGCGGTTCAAGAAGTTTCTTGATAAAGGTAGTATTTCGCAGTCGAAGGGAGTCGTCGTCTTTCGTTCAAGCGAAGTCTTCAACACTTGGAGCGGGCCAGGCGATCCCCAAGGCCAGGGCGTTATTAAGTCTTTCGTGGCCAGTGCGAGATGGAGAGACCAAGCCAAGCGTTTTGACCAAGCTTTTTCACAGGCGTGTGCGGGGATAGTAGGTCTATTGGATGATGGCCACGGAGACCTGCTTTCGCTGATCAAAGGACAGGCGGTCTCTCAAGAGTTGCGCGGCGTTCGCCGAGAGATTTGGAATTTCGTGAAAAATCCTGCCACGGGATTGCCCGCATCGAATCTGGATGCGGTTAAAGAATGGCATCCCCAGTTGGTGGTTCGAGTGAAAGCTCTGTTGGGGCGTTTGGAAAAGCAGTACGGCTTCGTTTCCGGCGATAACCTTGGGAACCGCCTTAAGAAAACGGCGTTGCCGAACGGACCACTGGTTGAGGCTCCGGAAGGCGATGAGCCTCAGAATCTCCAATTCAGGCTTTCCACTGTTCACAAAGTTAAGGGCGAAAGCCTCGACGGCGTCATGTATGTCGCCAGTAGGAGCAACATTGAAGAATTTTTGGCGGGGACGAAAACCGAAAACGGTAAGATCGGTTACGTTGCACTGACCAGGGCGCGCAACGTCTTTGTGCTCGCGGTACCTTCCGACGCCATCGCGGCGCTAAAGCCGCTCCTAGATGCGACTGGATTCCAAGACGGGGACGTCTGCGCGCTAGCCGGTGCATGAGTTCGCTTGAACACAGGTTTTCTGGCTTTACCTCGACTAACCTGTCAATCAGCACGGAACACCCACCCCTTTACTTATCCAATTTTCACCCCCCTGTAGGCGATCAGCGCTTGGCCTGCCCGGCGCTCGCCGGGGTTGCAGAGGGTAGGCCGAGTGCGGGTGATGGGTTTCTTCGGCTTGGGAGCGCAAAATTTTGCGCACAGTATTGCGAGAAACATTCAGCTCTCTGGCGATCTTCTTCACCGACCAGCCCTGAACATGGAAGGCTCGTCGGACATGGGCAATCGTATCCACTCTCTTCAACTCCCTACTCCATCCGCTGTGAAAAGCCGGATGGTCGGATGGAATCCAGAGGGGGTCAAAATTGGATAAGTATCACCCCGCCAGAGGGGTCAACATTCCATGCTTAAACACACCTTGTGCGAGGTGGCGCTCGACCACGGGATCGAGACATTGGTATCTAACTACGAACCCCATTTGAAGCGACTCTATGAACGCGCCGGCGCGGAACTAGAGGAGCTTGGCCGAGCAACGGGATTCGGACGGTTTCCCGTTTGCTGCGGCATATTCGAGGTCTCCGCCCGAATTCTCAGGCAGATGCGAACTAAACTGGAGGTGTCCGAGCCTCTTTACCGACGCAGCCATCCTACTCGACGGCAGACGGGCCAGCCGACAGTTCGTGGCGAAAAGCTTTCCGAACGTCTGCAAGCTGATATCAGCGATATTCAGTCGGACCAGCCGGATCCAGTCCAATCCCGCTCTCTTGTGATGGCGTCCTGGCCCAGTCCCAGATCTTCCACGATCAACCCGTGAAGGGTCCGCTAGCGAGCTGCGGCCGCTTGGCTTCGCCTGCGCGGTGATCGCGCCCGGGACCACGCCTTTTTAGGAGCCATCGAGCGGGAATTGGCCCGCTCCCAGATGGAGCCTTCAATTTCACATGATCTCACGCTCGCACAGTCCCACGCCTTCCAGCTTTGCTGCGAACCGCTTTTCGACCGCCTCCAGCATCATGTCGCGCACGTCAGAGCCGGAGATGCCCGCGTTGGCGGCCGCCGTCCAGGCGATGATATCCCAGTCGAAAGCGTCGATGATGAAGGCGAGACGGATGACCTCGCCGTTCCAGCAAGTGAACTCCAGCCCATCCGAGCACCAGCGCAAGTTCGAGCGCACGACCATCACCTTGCCGTCGTGGAGGCGGCCCTTGCGAACGGCTGTGTGCTTCTCGAGCAGCATCGCGTGGTTGCCCATAATGCGATGAACCCGTTTAGCGTTGACGACAGGCTTATCGGCGGCTCGCCCTTCGCGATTGAGGAGCGCGGCGATCCGCCGATAGCCATAGGTTGGCATTTGATCCACCAGCCTGCGGATGATGGGCAAAATCTCTGCATCCTCGACCTTGTTGTATGGCCCACGCGGCTTTGATTTGCCTTTCAGCCGCTCGATGAGGTTGGATCGGGAGACGCCCAGCGTGTCTGCGACGGTCTTCATCGCGAACCGTCCTTCGGCAACAAGATCGGCCGCGATATCCGTTTTTTTGGTAAGGGCTTCGCGGAGGATTCGACCTCCATCGTCTTGCGACTGAGCATGCGCTCCAACTCCCGGACGCGATCCTCCAGTTTCTTCACTTCCGAATTCCCGACAACCGGCTCGTCAGAATCCACGGCTGCAGCACCTCCCTCGCTCAAGAGCCTGCGCCACCGATAAAGCAAATTGGGCGCGACGCCATGACGGCGAGCGGTCGAAGATACCGTCTCGCCGGGTAAGAAACTCTGCTCAATGATTGTCAGCTTTTGCTCGGTTGTCCACCGCCTGGGGCGAACATCACCCGTCAGCAATTCAACGTGTCGATACTCGTTAGACATAAGCCTATAACCAAGCCTGTGCTTGAGCCTTTCTGCTTATGCAGACTGTCCGGTCGAAATGGGGGGCAGTTCAAAAAGATATAACCGAAGCAGTGAGCAAACATACGCTGTGGTTGACAACAACTACCACTATAGGTTTCGCTCAATATCGACATTCACAGGATCAGAGCATGGCATCCGCACTCGCTGAATATTTTACGCTCAACTACATTGGGTTCACTGTTGGAGTGCTTTCAGCACTATTCTCAATTTACGCCTACGTTCGTACACGCGAACGTTTCGGTATGACATACCAAGCATTCGATGAAACAATCGTCGGAGGTGAAAGCCCAACTCTATTCGATGACAGGATTGAAATCCGGTTTGACGACATGGTGATAGATCGTGTCAACAAAACTACTTTTTGGATTTGGAATAGCGGAAACAAGACAATAAACGTCTCGGACATTGCGCTACATGATCCCCTTGTTATTGCTCTCCCACACGGGAGCACGATCCTACAAATGAGTACTCGGAGTAAAACACTGGCGAATGCAGTTCGCGTTAATCTGTTCGCATCAGACAGGGTTTTTCCAACGTTTGACTTCCTTGATCCCAATCAGGGGTTTGTATGTGAAATTCTGCATACAGCAGAGAAGAATTCTTTGAGTTTGCAAGGCACAATCAAGGGCGGCGGAAAAATCTTAAACTATAAAGACCGCGACTCTTGGCTGAGCATCTTATCCACTCTGCCGAAAGTGTTTGTAAATTTTGCAGGGATGGGTTTCACCGTTCTGGTAGCAAACTTAATCACATCGCCAATCCCGAGTAATTACGAATTGCTAAAACCGTTGCTGTTCGTAACAATGTTCATTGTTTTGGCTGGATCGTTTTTCGCCGCCGTCGATAGGCTCCTTGAAAGAAGAAAAAAACAAGTCCCGCCATACTCACTAAACGACTGAGCACCCTTGGATGCGTCGGAGTATTCGAATGACCTGTCCGCTCCCCATTCCGATCCTCTAGAGGTCCGCTCAACGCTTTAGCAATCGCTGCTAGCGTACCTCTATCAATTGCCGTTGACAACTCAAGGCAACCAAAGATGCGTCAGAAAGACCAGAATGAATGATACCGAACGCACCTACGGATAATCTCTACAAATTCGTCACTGTATTAGGCGTTGCGCTAATGATATTCTGCGCATGGTCGTCAACCGAAGTTGTTAAGCGCGTTGATGAAGCAAACGTTGATCAAATAATCCGAGAGATTCGAGACGGAGTGGATCAAGCCGCAGCAGAGGTAGACGCGGCCACGCTGAAAGAGCATGCCAGCATCCCCAGAGATCAGTTGACGGCTGAACAAAATACATTGATCAACGAGGCACTTGAACGAACAGTGGAACGTTTAGGTGTTTTGGTAAAAAATATGAAAGATGATCTGCGACCTACGATGCGCTTGCAGCAGAGCAAGAGCGAACTATTAATGTATCGGATTGGCGCTGGTTTGGGTGCTGTGATTGCCGCAATCGGCATCGCTGCTTGGTATTTCCTGCATCAACGTTATCAAGACGCCATCCTGCGTCGTCAGTTCGCCACTAGTTCACAGGCTGCCATTGTTGAAGCCGAGCGAGTACACATAGCACCTGTCGACCATCTCAACACGCGGTGACGGCCCCTAAGAACACGGACCTTAGTCGAGCAAAATTCTGATCGTTTTGTCGCTACATACTTATCGAGCCAACGTTGTAAGAAAATCATCGATTTTCTCCGCTAAAATCGAAATAACTTCCTCATT
This genomic interval from Agrobacterium fabrum str. C58 contains the following:
- a CDS encoding UvrD-helicase domain-containing protein, translated to MSAVEELSKAQEEVVDLPAEPFVVSACAGSGKTKTAVHRVAAMQNRLTDRIGRILLLSFSNVAVETFQREYGMLVTNDKRRIGPIVEIDTVDGFLTKNLLRPHGHRVMGCDRCPFLVDGREPFLKHFTVWDGSKPARTADLRITMDGGKFSFRVGKWAGTAISRTPAVEALEKLGAVGAYTHESARYWAYRLLNEVPFVLRAIARRYSHILVDEAQDIGTIHQALLEKISDAGAELSLIGDVNQGIFEFTGATGDFLGNYHSRAGVTAKELNRNFRSVPSIVKIANQLSGRKDEPDRAAPDELSGAFYIAVDHDKRDEALLRFKKFLDKGSISQSKGVVVFRSSEVFNTWSGPGDPQGQGVIKSFVASARWRDQAKRFDQAFSQACAGIVGLLDDGHGDLLSLIKGQAVSQELRGVRREIWNFVKNPATGLPASNLDAVKEWHPQLVVRVKALLGRLEKQYGFVSGDNLGNRLKKTALPNGPLVEAPEGDEPQNLQFRLSTVHKVKGESLDGVMYVASRSNIEEFLAGTKTENGKIGYVALTRARNVFVLAVPSDAIAALKPLLDATGFQDGDVCALAGA
- a CDS encoding helix-turn-helix domain-containing protein → MDTIAHVRRAFHVQGWSVKKIARELNVSRNTVRKILRSQAEETHHPHSAYPLQPRRAPGRPSADRLQGGENWISKGVGVPC